One genomic segment of Anticarsia gemmatalis isolate Benzon Research Colony breed Stoneville strain chromosome Z, ilAntGemm2 primary, whole genome shotgun sequence includes these proteins:
- the LOC142986640 gene encoding uncharacterized protein LOC142986640, with translation MTLNRIMVFAGVTTLLQAGIQLVLTGWSLAQYFCVLDFLRGLPLLIYIKILYFHNPSPCGGRINIGESIDGIVNEAFVLLTNLPLPAFRTFIINCIGLGLSVLWIITSVVIILGGARNKQSKSMRWPWIIITVAICILDLVATVTYANDSFHTRTLSDIMDFIGGTASGTASVSLDTSWAAWVMVLVYSRFVVLFLLNVFLLILVIVSLNIKPETKTDIVQVESQEQVQAAPQPAVPVQVSTGVQSSPLPTPTPPLPITMSDRDEDTSIPSESQRTTRIPRAGLSKSFRRMKTFLYRKLSMPDVHRRNSNPESVEASPDVSPRAQHLDIDKKRTVNFPESLLSLPQRLENIIAEQQRRLDGAVIDTSGRSSPPRVSQSMPQLATTSQADGRGRRGTTAELQGQLPWAYIPASAHRMRDQLPPDEDLPPVPLPDYTALQSVRKASVHRAASSLSSLTHIKRDYAASQSMRSPLNQSDVLY, from the exons ATGACACTCAATAGAATTATGGTCTTCGCCGGCGTCACCACCCTG CTGCAAGCGGGAATACAGCTGGTCCTCACTGGTTGGAGTCTGGCGCAGTATTTCTGTGTCCTCGACTTCCTGAGGGGGCTACCACTGCTGATCTACATTAAAATACTCTACTTCCATA ACCCCAGTCCATGCGGAGGTCGGATCAACATCGGTGAGTCGATAGATGGCATTGTGAACGAAGCCTTCGTCCTGCTGACTAATCTGCCGCTGCCTGCGTTCAGGACCTTCATTATCAACTGCATCGGTCTCGGGCTTAGTGTACTATGGATCATTACGAGTGTTGTTATAATTT TGGGTGGCGCAAGGAACAAGCAGTCGAAGAGCATGCGATGGCCATGGATCATCATCACCGTGGCCATCTGTATCCTGGACCTGGTGGCCACCGTCACGTATGCCAATGACTCATTCCACACAAGG ACACTGAGCGATATAATGGACTTCATCGGCGGCACGGCGTCCGGCACGGCGAGCGTGTCCCTGGACACGTCGTGGGCGGCGTGGGTCATGGTTCTGGTGTACTCGCGCTTCGTCGTGCTCTTCCTCCTCAACGTGTTCCTGCTCATACTAGTCATCGTCTCTCTCAACATTAAGCCAGAAACTAAGACGGATATTGTT CAAGTGGAATCACAAGAACAAGTGCAGGCTGCTCCTCAACCCGCGGTACCAGTCCAAGTATCGACTGGAGTCCAATCATCCCCCTTACCGACGCCTACCCCCCCTCTGCCCATCACTATGAGTGACAGGGACGAAGACACCAGCATCCCTAGCGAGAGCCAACGTACCACGAGAATACCTCGCGCAGGACTAAGCAAGTCGTTCCGACGGATGAAAACATTCTTGTACAGAAAGCTGTCTATGCCCGATGTTCATCGAAGGAATTCTAATCCTGAATCTGTTGAAGCTTCGCCTGATGT GTCACCACGGGCACAACACTTGGACATAGACAAGAAGCGAACAGTGAACTTCCCGGAGAGCCTGTTGTCTCTCCCTCAGCGACTGGAGAACATAATAGCGGAACAACAGCGGCGGTTGGACGGCGCCGTCATTGACACTTCGGGTCGCAGCTCTCCGCCCCGCGTGTCGCAGTCCATGCCGCAACTTGCTACCACCTCGCAGGCAGACGGACGAGG ACGGCGTGGAACAACGGCCGAGCTGCAGGGGCAGCTTCCCTGGGCGTATATACCAGCGTCCGCGCACCGCATGCGGGACCAGCTCCCTCCGGACGAAGACCTCCCCCCCGTTCCACTACCTGATTACACCGCCCTCCAATCCGTCAGAAAAGCAT
- the LOC142986513 gene encoding uncharacterized protein LOC142986513 has protein sequence MALVVVLLGLAPWLLVASCADVINDTATSVNSSDPNKDMYVIHAMVYQVGIVTNRTDNETGNFNATGNQEALTFYHNNGSQVDLSQIPAPLLTNVTAQSMVGVAPVSASQGNAPNQLPWSTLNHLTNMAPNLPQNSKQSPPIMMTRNVRSSYEDDSEKSFDNLYRSLFRRDVSSVGNTPVAIRKGSATIPQTAGVQSIAIPPLLSLNNNLSQIPVPIPNTSVVHYAKINTLVSKP, from the exons ATGGCACTAGtg GTGGTGCTTTTGGGTCTAGCGCCATGGCTGCTGGTTGCGTCTTGTGCGGACGTCATCAACGACACTGCGACGTCGGTCAACTCTTCAGATCCAAATAAAGATAt GTACGTTATTCACGCTATGGTTTATCAAGTGGGCATCGTCACCAACAGAACAGATAATGAAACGGGGAATTTTAATGCCAC AGGGAATCAAGAAGCTCTAACGTTCTATCACAACAACGGGTCTCAGGTAGACTTGAGTCAGATTCCAGCGCCACTGCTTACCAACGTGACAGCTCAGAGTATGGTGGGAGTAGCACCGGTCTCCGCATCACAGGGCAATGCCCCCAACCAGCTGCCGTGGAGTACGCTCAATCATTTGACAAACATGGCACCTAATCTGCCACAAA attcTAAACAGTCGCCTCCCATAATGATGACCAGAAACGTACGTTCCAGTTACGAGGATGACTCTGAGAAGTCTTTCGACAACTTGTACAGGAGTTTGTTCCGACGTGACGTGTCGAGCGTCGGCAACACGCCAGTGGCAATACGCAAGGGTTCCGCGACCATCCCCCAGACGGCCGGTGTTCAGTCTATTGCCATACCACCCCTGCTTAGTCTTAATAACAACTTGTCTCAAATACCCGTCCCTATTCCGAATACTTCGGTCGTACATTACGCTAAAATTAACACGCTTGTTTCTAAaccttga
- the ssp6 gene encoding PDZ domain-containing short spindle 6 gives MSSPKLNERCPSNMSNGKKLLSNDSKEDSLDNSIRESIKSERPGGKSEEDWRRRTIIVEKKNGSYGFTLQSYGIHYKKEQEIEVITYVDHVEGEGPAAAAGMREGDVILSINGTDVERADHAAIVDAINHCDSRMRMVVIFEDCVRKVELHLKYINLQRALQSKMRELEQLSIRERQLFDSNWKTHSLPSQKKKTSPSDVISDNEENNVGENINNTYCRPTLSSENVTAAKPPPPNVFMYQYLDPRYGACLIQPNLRTGSFVITVGSPRNRRDCHHYVVKTQNECHRASENYKSSSGKHNKVHRSSHSHGCAPCMPAYNNQDANSLEAYDLASPCCDPHCVPNTRKKMRRKRECSKEHKRKEKCQQVDKSTQKPDSGPHVRTKKVCQSGHCSNRYRYLTTESTQTSQCSLQSYATSNATMPCDNSASSYSTSLSSDTLFWDNDRSEAKSSPKIQYQSSHQHVKPKSWDNLTTKAFGGYGFGYGYLDTTTKQSNRSKSHGRNHSSRSTQSHHEYQHHSQEKHSHRQSAPHHYSVYARSHSHCAPTKSTESLIMVPKYQLESSGSESRLACDCVESIEYYRRVSNSKSPADTHSAAYYTQHFIYPTHSYKKKDSNVSSEITRL, from the exons ATGAGCTCGCCTAAGTTAAACGAAAGATGTCCAAGCAATATGAGCAATGGGAAGAAACTTCTAAGCAATGACTCTAAGGAAGATTCTTTGGACAATTCT atTAGAGAATCTATAAAGTCGGAAAGACCGGGAGGTAAAAGCGAGGAGGATTGGCGGCGGCGGACAATTATTGTTGAGAAGAAAAACGGCAGCTACGGGTTCACACTGCAGAGCTATGGCATACATTATAAGAAG GAACAAGAGATAGAAGTGATAACATACGTGGACCACGTGGAGGGTGAAGGGCCAGCGGCTGCAGCTGGCATGCGCGAGGGTGACGTCATCCTGTCTATCAACGGCACGGACGTGGAGCGCGCTGACCACGCCGCCATCGTCGACGCTATTAACCACTGCGACTCCAGAATGCGCATGGTGGTCATTTTCGAGGATTGCGTTCGCAAAGTAGAGCTCCACCTAAAATATATCAATCTACAACGCGCTCTGCAATCTAAAATGAGGGAACTCGAACAGTTATCCATTCGCGAAAGACAACTTTTCGACTCTAACTGGAAAACGCACAGTTTACCTTcgcaaaaaaagaaaacatctcCATCGGACGTAATCTCAGACAACGAGGAAAATAATGTAGGggagaatataaataatacttactgTAGACCCACACTGTCTAGCGAGAACGTGACGGCAGCCAAGCCGCCTCCTCCTAATGTTTTTATGTACCAGTATCTGGACCCGCGCTACGGGGCGTGTCTCATTCAACCCAACTTACGCACAGGTAGCTTTGTTATAACTGTAGGATCTCCTAGAAACAGACGAGACTGTCACCACTACGTGGTCAAAACACAAAATGAATGTCATCGGGCttctgaaaattataaatctaGTAGTGGGAAACACAACAAAGTGCATCGAAGCAGCCACAGTCATGGATGCGCGCCATGCATGCCAGCCTATAACAACCAAGACGCTAACAGTCTCGAAGCGTACGACTTGGCCAGTCCATGCTGTGATCCACACTGCGTTCCTAACACCAGGAAGAAAATGCGAAGGAAGAGGGAGTGTTCAAAAGAACACAAAAGGAAAGAAAAATGCCAACAAGTTGATAAATCTACTCAAAAACCAGATAGTGGTCCACATGTGCGCACTAAGAAAGTATGTCAATCGGGACACTGCTCAAATCGCTACAGATATCTTACGACAGAGTCAACACAAACTAGCCAATGCAGTCTGCAGTCTTATGCGACTAGCAATGCGACCATGCCATGTGACAATTCAGCTTCCAGTTACAGTACATCTCTGAGCAGTGATACCCTCTTTTGGGACAATGATCGGTCGGAAGCCAAATCATcaccaaaaatacaatatcaaaGTAGTCATCAACATGTGAAACCAAAGTCATGGGACAATCTTACAACTAAGGCCTTTGGTGGGTACGGTTTCGGGTATGGTTACTTAGATACTACCACCAAACAATCTAATCGGTCTAAGAGTCACGGACGAAACCACAGCAGTCGCAGCACACAGAGTCACCACGAGTATCAACACCACTCGCAGGAGAAGCACTCTCACCGACAGAGCGCCCCTCACCATTATTCTGTGTACGCCAGAAGTCACAGTCACTGCGCGCCAACCAAGTCTACGGAGAGTCTTATCATGGTGCCTAAATACCAGCTGGAGAGCAGCGGCTCGGAGAGTAGACTGGCGTGTGATTGTGTCGAGTCAATTGAATATTACCGCAGAGTCAGTAACAGTAAGAGCCCAGCAGATACACATTCGGCAGCATATTATACACAGCATTTCATATATCCCACTCATTCATATAAGAAAAAGGATTCCAATGTAAGTTCGGAAATAACGAGACTTTAA